Proteins encoded within one genomic window of Actinomycetota bacterium:
- a CDS encoding phosphoglucomutase/phosphomannomutase family protein, giving the protein MSAIKFGTDGWRAKIAEDFTFDNLRRVADAIGRVFAHDNPGGLIVVGYDTRFEAGAFARAAAEVLAAHGLKVALSDRYVPTPALCWAIAHDNEAVGGVMLTASHNPAAYLGVKVRMADGGASPVAFTERIEAHLRDQPPEARGTYGLVDIASRYLQALYRLVDAEAVRGAGLRVAVDPLYGAGQGYLAQVLGMLGVEVIEIHGERNPGFAGLHPEPIPPHIDEARRLVRTERLDAGFVTDGDADRIGAVDEHGGFVNPHRIICLIAQHLAQEKGLTGRIVKTLSTSVLVDRVGALLGLEVTTTPVGFKWIYEEMLSGDVLVGGEESGGIGVPHHVRERDGLLMALLLTEMMAKRGRTLGELVSDLLAMTGPMEYSRVDLTLEPRQMETFVSAIPDLRPSQIAGVDVLRVSHIDGVKFELADDAWLLLRTSGTEPLVRVYAEAPTMGVVDDLLAAGSAFARGA; this is encoded by the coding sequence GTGAGCGCAATAAAGTTCGGGACGGACGGATGGCGTGCGAAGATCGCCGAGGACTTCACTTTCGATAACCTCCGACGCGTCGCCGATGCCATCGGGCGGGTGTTTGCACATGATAACCCTGGTGGTTTGATCGTCGTCGGGTACGATACCCGCTTCGAGGCGGGGGCTTTCGCGCGAGCGGCGGCCGAGGTATTAGCGGCGCATGGGTTGAAAGTCGCGCTTTCAGATCGATACGTCCCCACACCTGCGCTGTGTTGGGCGATTGCCCATGACAATGAGGCAGTCGGAGGGGTGATGCTTACGGCAAGCCACAATCCGGCAGCGTATCTCGGCGTGAAGGTGCGTATGGCCGACGGGGGCGCTTCACCGGTTGCTTTTACCGAGCGCATAGAGGCTCACCTGCGCGATCAGCCGCCTGAAGCACGAGGGACGTACGGCCTCGTCGACATTGCGAGCAGGTATCTGCAGGCGCTTTATCGGCTTGTCGACGCCGAGGCTGTGCGGGGCGCTGGCTTGAGGGTTGCGGTTGATCCGCTTTACGGCGCGGGTCAGGGCTATCTCGCCCAGGTGTTGGGCATGCTCGGCGTCGAGGTGATCGAGATTCACGGTGAGCGGAACCCGGGCTTTGCGGGGCTGCATCCGGAGCCGATTCCTCCCCATATCGATGAGGCTCGACGACTTGTACGCACAGAGCGCCTCGACGCCGGCTTTGTGACCGACGGCGACGCTGACCGCATCGGCGCTGTTGATGAGCATGGTGGGTTTGTGAACCCCCATAGGATCATCTGTCTTATCGCTCAGCACCTGGCGCAAGAGAAAGGCCTTACGGGGCGCATAGTCAAGACCCTTTCGACATCTGTGCTCGTGGACAGGGTAGGCGCGCTCCTCGGCCTGGAGGTCACCACTACGCCTGTGGGCTTCAAGTGGATCTACGAAGAGATGCTATCCGGCGATGTGCTGGTCGGCGGCGAGGAGTCGGGCGGCATCGGCGTACCTCACCACGTTCGGGAGCGCGATGGTCTGCTGATGGCGCTGCTTCTCACCGAGATGATGGCCAAACGCGGTCGTACCTTAGGCGAGTTGGTATCCGATCTTCTCGCAATGACCGGCCCCATGGAGTACTCGCGTGTCGATCTCACGCTGGAGCCGAGGCAGATGGAAACCTTCGTCTCTGCCATTCCCGACCTGCGCCCTTCTCAGATCGCCGGCGTGGATGTGCTTCGCGTATCGCACATCGACGGCGTGAAGTTCGAGCTTGCCGATGATGCCTGGCTCTTGTTGCGAACCAGCGGAACCGAGCCCTTGGTGAGAGTCTATGCCGAAGCTCCAACAATGGGAGTGGTCGATGACTTGCTGGCGGCGGGTTCGGCGTTTGCGAGAGGGGCATAA
- a CDS encoding cell wall-binding repeat-containing protein, whose translation MLLLLFAIQSLATPHHSMASLPGAYYSVWMGPRPYGGFADPLSASVDSLGNIYVADTQNHRIKKLSPSGQVLEVWGSRGSEPGRFEFPSGVAASADGRVFVADSGNNRVQIFDTTGTVLGQWTSAGASPMFFPTGMAVDSFGAVYVSDTMNHRILKFSSTGQLITIIGGPGIGNGQFSSPHGLAVDDAHLYVADTNNQRIQKFTLGGAYVAQWGWMEISTGTFSRYGSPFGIAVAGPDLILVSDRGGMRNPPLSGPVRHLERSTKSGSSPVQWGETGDGAGQYRMPGAIVARPGGGTYVVDSGNNRIQLLDPAWQSTEIWSGAGSAPGELSAPSSAKVGPGGLIYVADTGNNRIQVFNADRTYLSHFGGSGINSSPADIAIAANGDVWVADSGAASPVARFSAEGAFLGAIGAGQLSAPQGVAIDADGDIWVADTGGARLREFSQQGTVLRTIQTFTGSTAGLSSPVDVEVDAAGRLWVVDRDAARVFVLEPTGALVTSFGGLGESAGQFRLPMGLAISPAGHVYVSDGANGRVQRFSSAGIWESTIGSAGAGPGQVRRPMRPTVLPDGMLLVPERDNHRLHLFAHDATPPVTTASGIPGMLTNRDATITLSAEDAVSGVATTFYRIGSGSEMAYTQPFTIDYDFEGFVRFWSIDRVGNTEAVNIQRVRIDKTPPTGTFVLNGGAQFATTSTVVASSTITGANEVRFNAGFGFEWGPLWPSQSLLLPGEGVREVHAQYRDAAGNILSLSDTITVDWTPPATTAHGIPEGPVAHSVSISLTATDAVSGVASTFYRVGDAALAPYLPGQTITIDAQGETLVQWYSIDRAGNTEATASATVKITPPAKVPAEITRIDGPNRYQTALAVSRRMFSQAATVVISTGESFPDALAASSLAGALNAPVILTLPSRLPTGTVEEIKRLDAKHVFVIGGKGAVHDTVLDELRATGLSVTRIGGRDRFATAAQVSAKTVAIRGNVAYPETVFIVRGDDFADAVSASSAAWASKIPILLVMPSAIPSATSEAITSQGFSRAIVVGGSGAVSDGVAGKIRTLGLNTVTRVGGPDRYVTSAEFAKWAHRESILGFENVGLATGARFPDALSGGAGMGARGGVLLLTRAEALPDAVRGTLEIFSADIKRIAVFGGKSAVEESVVHSVSVTLQ comes from the coding sequence GTGCTGCTCCTTTTGTTTGCCATTCAATCTCTGGCCACCCCTCACCACTCGATGGCCTCGCTGCCGGGCGCTTACTACTCGGTCTGGATGGGACCAAGGCCCTATGGCGGTTTTGCCGACCCGCTATCCGCAAGCGTAGATTCTCTCGGCAACATATATGTGGCTGACACTCAGAATCACAGGATCAAGAAGCTTTCGCCTTCGGGTCAGGTACTTGAGGTCTGGGGATCAAGGGGCAGTGAGCCGGGGCGTTTTGAGTTCCCTTCAGGGGTAGCTGCTTCGGCGGATGGCCGCGTCTTTGTTGCCGATTCCGGTAATAACAGGGTGCAGATATTTGACACTACTGGAACGGTATTGGGCCAGTGGACAAGCGCAGGCGCTTCACCAATGTTCTTTCCAACCGGTATGGCTGTCGACTCTTTTGGTGCCGTGTACGTCAGCGATACCATGAATCACCGGATTCTGAAGTTTTCATCCACAGGTCAACTGATCACGATTATTGGAGGACCCGGCATAGGTAACGGCCAGTTTAGTTCCCCGCATGGCTTGGCGGTGGATGACGCCCATCTGTATGTTGCCGATACCAATAATCAGCGGATACAAAAATTCACCCTTGGCGGCGCGTATGTCGCACAGTGGGGCTGGATGGAGATAAGCACGGGAACTTTTTCGCGCTACGGAAGCCCGTTCGGGATCGCGGTGGCGGGCCCGGATCTCATACTCGTCTCAGATAGGGGCGGGATGCGGAATCCACCACTTAGCGGTCCAGTAAGGCACCTGGAGCGTTCCACGAAAAGCGGCTCATCGCCTGTGCAGTGGGGGGAGACGGGTGACGGCGCCGGGCAATACCGGATGCCGGGAGCCATCGTGGCAAGGCCCGGCGGTGGCACTTACGTCGTGGATTCCGGAAACAATCGCATACAGCTACTTGACCCAGCATGGCAAAGTACGGAGATATGGTCCGGCGCTGGATCGGCGCCAGGGGAACTAAGTGCGCCGTCCTCGGCGAAAGTAGGACCTGGCGGTCTTATCTACGTCGCGGACACGGGAAACAATCGTATTCAAGTCTTCAATGCCGACAGAACCTATCTAAGTCACTTTGGCGGCTCCGGCATCAACTCAAGTCCCGCTGATATCGCGATCGCCGCGAACGGGGATGTGTGGGTGGCAGACTCGGGGGCGGCCTCCCCGGTGGCGAGATTTTCCGCTGAGGGCGCGTTTCTCGGCGCTATCGGAGCAGGACAGCTAAGCGCGCCTCAAGGTGTTGCCATAGACGCCGATGGCGATATATGGGTCGCGGATACCGGCGGAGCGCGTCTGAGGGAGTTTTCGCAGCAAGGCACGGTATTGCGGACGATACAGACGTTTACTGGCTCTACGGCCGGCCTCAGCTCGCCGGTGGACGTTGAGGTCGATGCCGCGGGGCGTTTGTGGGTTGTCGACCGCGACGCTGCCAGAGTTTTCGTGCTGGAGCCCACTGGCGCACTTGTTACGTCCTTTGGCGGACTTGGAGAATCAGCCGGCCAGTTCCGTCTTCCGATGGGTCTGGCGATAAGCCCGGCTGGACATGTTTATGTAAGCGATGGCGCGAATGGACGGGTACAACGATTTTCCTCGGCTGGCATCTGGGAGAGCACGATCGGCTCGGCAGGCGCCGGGCCTGGCCAGGTGAGACGGCCGATGCGACCTACGGTGCTGCCCGATGGGATGCTGCTTGTGCCTGAGCGTGACAACCACCGGCTGCACTTGTTTGCGCATGATGCTACACCTCCCGTCACGACGGCGAGCGGGATTCCAGGAATGTTGACCAATCGGGATGCGACTATCACGCTTTCCGCCGAGGATGCCGTCTCCGGCGTCGCTACGACCTTCTACAGGATCGGCTCCGGTTCGGAGATGGCGTACACTCAACCTTTTACGATCGACTACGATTTCGAAGGGTTCGTTCGATTTTGGTCGATTGACCGGGTGGGCAACACGGAAGCCGTAAATATCCAGCGGGTGCGCATCGACAAGACACCTCCGACCGGGACATTCGTCTTGAACGGGGGCGCGCAGTTTGCTACCACGTCCACCGTTGTCGCCAGCTCCACGATTACAGGCGCAAACGAGGTGCGTTTTAACGCCGGCTTCGGGTTCGAGTGGGGTCCGCTCTGGCCTTCGCAATCCCTCCTACTTCCGGGTGAGGGCGTTAGAGAGGTGCATGCTCAATACCGTGACGCGGCGGGTAACATACTGTCGCTTTCCGACACAATCACGGTCGATTGGACGCCTCCTGCTACAACCGCGCATGGCATCCCTGAGGGCCCGGTCGCTCACTCTGTCTCCATCTCACTTACGGCGACAGATGCGGTAAGCGGGGTAGCCTCGACCTTCTACAGAGTCGGTGACGCGGCTCTCGCCCCTTATCTTCCCGGCCAGACGATTACGATCGATGCGCAAGGCGAGACGCTTGTGCAGTGGTACTCGATCGACCGGGCGGGCAACACGGAGGCGACAGCCTCTGCTACAGTCAAGATCACCCCACCAGCAAAAGTGCCTGCTGAGATAACACGAATCGACGGCCCCAATCGCTATCAGACCGCGCTTGCAGTCTCTAGGAGGATGTTCTCCCAGGCAGCGACTGTGGTGATATCCACAGGAGAGTCTTTCCCGGACGCGCTTGCCGCCTCTTCTCTGGCAGGGGCGCTAAACGCACCGGTAATACTCACGTTGCCTAGTAGGCTTCCAACCGGGACCGTTGAAGAGATAAAAAGGCTCGATGCCAAGCACGTGTTTGTAATTGGCGGCAAGGGGGCGGTGCACGATACCGTCTTGGACGAATTAAGGGCCACCGGACTCTCGGTGACGCGTATAGGAGGCAGGGATCGTTTTGCGACTGCGGCTCAAGTGTCCGCCAAAACTGTCGCAATACGCGGAAACGTAGCCTATCCGGAGACGGTATTCATAGTGCGTGGCGATGATTTTGCTGACGCTGTTTCGGCTTCCTCGGCGGCCTGGGCAAGTAAAATACCGATACTGCTTGTCATGCCTAGCGCTATACCTTCCGCGACTTCAGAGGCAATAACCAGTCAAGGATTCTCAAGGGCTATCGTGGTTGGCGGCTCCGGCGCGGTTAGCGATGGTGTAGCGGGTAAGATCAGAACTCTCGGGCTCAACACGGTAACCCGTGTGGGGGGGCCTGACCGGTATGTCACGTCAGCCGAGTTCGCCAAGTGGGCGCACAGAGAATCGATTCTCGGCTTTGAGAATGTGGGACTTGCGACAGGAGCGCGGTTCCCGGACGCTCTTTCCGGCGGCGCTGGTATGGGCGCGAGGGGTGGAGTGCTGCTGTTGACCAGGGCAGAAGCGCTTCCGGACGCCGTGCGCGGGACACTCGAGATCTTTTCCGCCGATATAAAACGGATTGCGGTTTTTGGGGGAAAGAGTGCGGTCGAAGAGAGTGTCGTGCATTCGGTCTCGGTAACGTTGCAGTGA
- a CDS encoding glycosyltransferase, giving the protein MARDFSSSTFVFITGRTTPTTGRVERRLLRVMEALLVRGASVHLICIPGHPIAAQAKELGVEVAPYRLSGLNFFRTLSRVRKYLKRYQPVVVHSTGLAADLVSRIAASGLKTSAVNSLACIAWPRKSANPVIKALRRYLDKITINRADLFVVDSESLVTPLVSLGVPGDCILVDHPSIDLAELQQQAEHPWQPNFRPTGPLVGYGGRIEPSRGLEHLVAASAIMNASGAAVEVVVAGDGPLLKRLREDAFSSSVRFLGHVTSVPAVLSRLEVAVFPSTGRGVPTALIEAAALGRAIVASRVDGIEELFTDGVEIRLVPAGDPRALASAIGELLAAPDKARKMGELARLRTLDRYSSAASIDRHLEAYSRFMWE; this is encoded by the coding sequence CATGGAGGCACTGCTTGTCCGCGGCGCGAGTGTTCACCTTATCTGTATCCCCGGGCATCCGATCGCCGCCCAGGCGAAGGAGCTTGGCGTGGAGGTCGCGCCCTATCGCCTGAGTGGGCTCAACTTCTTTCGCACGCTTTCGCGAGTTCGCAAATACCTCAAGCGCTACCAGCCGGTAGTGGTGCACTCAACCGGTCTGGCCGCCGACCTCGTTTCGCGCATTGCGGCTTCTGGCCTCAAGACCTCGGCGGTCAACTCGCTTGCCTGCATCGCCTGGCCACGCAAGAGCGCCAATCCTGTGATCAAAGCGCTGCGCCGTTATCTGGACAAGATCACCATAAATCGCGCGGATCTGTTCGTCGTCGACAGCGAGTCTCTCGTCACCCCTTTGGTATCTCTCGGAGTGCCTGGCGATTGTATCCTGGTGGATCATCCCAGCATTGACCTTGCCGAACTTCAGCAGCAGGCCGAGCACCCTTGGCAGCCTAATTTCCGTCCTACCGGTCCGCTTGTTGGCTATGGAGGCAGAATCGAGCCGAGCAGAGGGCTTGAACACCTCGTTGCCGCCTCGGCGATCATGAATGCCAGCGGCGCCGCCGTCGAAGTGGTTGTCGCCGGAGACGGCCCATTGCTCAAAAGACTCCGAGAGGACGCATTTTCCTCAAGCGTTCGCTTTCTGGGGCACGTTACCAGCGTCCCGGCGGTGCTAAGTCGACTCGAGGTAGCGGTTTTTCCATCGACTGGCCGAGGAGTTCCTACCGCGCTGATAGAGGCGGCCGCACTCGGGCGTGCGATAGTGGCATCGCGGGTAGATGGCATAGAGGAGCTTTTCACCGACGGCGTGGAGATACGGCTGGTTCCCGCAGGCGATCCCAGGGCGCTTGCCTCGGCGATCGGCGAGCTGCTTGCTGCGCCGGACAAAGCCCGCAAGATGGGTGAACTTGCCCGTTTGCGTACGCTGGATCGCTATTCGTCAGCGGCGTCGATCGATCGTCATTTAGAGGCATATTCGCGTTTTATGTGGGAGTAA
- a CDS encoding NHL repeat-containing protein, with amino-acid sequence MRRVSPMIPRVFFGAAIVVLIGVLAFLAVVFTRLQAPPVELRPDRAGMQWVRSLYGFGPAAEEQLRHPYSVAIDPDGRIYAAEPAGARIMVFSPYGRFERVLSGGDLQPGQGGFAQPEAIDVNRNGELFIADSQDRKIVAFGSDGEFLREWRVDYMPRGIAVSAGSVYVLGEGTVNIYSEVGAKTGQFGTRGPNPGQIDAYIGIEVFRDTIFIADAFNRRIQAFDRAGNLLWARPQRAEPRSPMATPTAEPASFAWDLPQDLVVDGAGRLVVVDAFLFQLVVLDPESGEILSVHGDFGQQESTFIHPSSVEYDPQRDWFAVADTDNNRVQIVRLPGSGDDLTAGVRRLADSTARWVVPTMLALILVLLVALMQWFRVARLLRIQDADL; translated from the coding sequence GTGCGCCGCGTGTCACCGATGATCCCGAGAGTATTTTTTGGCGCCGCTATAGTTGTGCTAATCGGCGTTTTGGCATTTCTTGCTGTGGTCTTTACGCGCTTGCAAGCCCCTCCGGTGGAGCTGCGGCCCGATAGGGCGGGCATGCAGTGGGTTCGATCACTGTACGGCTTTGGACCGGCGGCGGAAGAGCAGCTTCGGCATCCTTATTCTGTCGCCATCGATCCTGATGGCAGGATTTACGCAGCTGAACCTGCTGGCGCCAGGATAATGGTTTTTTCGCCATATGGTCGGTTCGAGCGTGTGTTGAGCGGAGGTGATCTGCAGCCCGGCCAGGGCGGCTTTGCGCAGCCTGAGGCGATAGATGTCAATCGTAATGGTGAACTTTTTATCGCTGACAGTCAGGATCGGAAGATCGTTGCCTTTGGCAGTGATGGCGAATTTCTTAGGGAGTGGCGTGTCGATTACATGCCACGCGGCATAGCGGTATCCGCCGGCAGTGTCTACGTGTTGGGCGAGGGAACGGTCAATATATACTCAGAGGTCGGCGCAAAAACAGGGCAGTTTGGGACCCGTGGCCCCAACCCCGGTCAGATCGATGCCTACATCGGCATCGAGGTCTTCAGGGATACCATCTTTATCGCGGATGCGTTCAACCGCCGCATTCAGGCGTTCGACAGAGCCGGAAACTTGTTGTGGGCCCGTCCCCAGCGCGCAGAGCCACGATCGCCGATGGCGACCCCGACTGCCGAGCCCGCTAGTTTTGCGTGGGATCTGCCGCAGGATTTGGTTGTGGATGGTGCGGGACGACTCGTCGTTGTGGACGCATTTCTCTTCCAGCTGGTGGTGCTCGACCCTGAAAGCGGGGAGATACTGTCGGTGCATGGAGATTTCGGCCAACAGGAGAGCACCTTTATCCATCCTTCGTCGGTGGAGTACGATCCGCAGCGTGACTGGTTCGCTGTTGCCGACACCGATAACAACAGAGTGCAGATCGTTCGACTTCCAGGTTCGGGAGACGATCTGACCGCAGGTGTTCGGCGCTTGGCTGACTCGACCGCCAGGTGGGTCGTTCCAACGATGCTGGCGCTCATCTTGGTGCTGCTTGTGGCCCTGATGCAGTGGTTCAGGGTGGCTAGGCTACTACGGATTCAGGACGCTGATCTTTGA